AACTGCCCGGAATGCAAGAAGGAATCTCGGGTATATGGTTGGATGGTTGGCTGCCAGTGTAATACGTGTAAAAATCAAGCCATAGGTGCGGCTAAGTAAAGTCTAGTCCTTATAAAAAATGGCTAAAATTATGGAGAAAGGCTTTTAACTCCTCCATAAAACCCAATCCCATAAATTAAGCGGACAGTCTGAGATAAAAACTCTTGCTATCGGGATGTGTTTTATTCTATTCGGGAAACGGATTATATTTCGTGAGACCATAACTTCTTGCCGATTTGTAAAAGAAAGCGGGTTTCATAAACTTAAACCGGAGGGATTTCTTTAAATGAAGATTTTGGTCACAGGCGGTGCCGGGTTTATCGGGTCTTGGGTAGCCGATATCCTTATCGGAGAGGGACACCAGGTTCTGATATTAGATAACCTGTCTACCGGGTTCGGGCACAATGTTCCGAGAAAGGCTGATTTTATCGAGGGTGATATTAGAGACCGCAAGCTACTAGAGAAGGTTTTTGCTGATTTTAAACCCGAGGTGATAAATCACCACGCCGCACAGATGGACGTCAGGGTATCTGTCGACGACCCGGTCTATGATGCTGAGGTAAACATAATAGGGACCATAAACCTACTTGAACTCTCTGTTAAAAGCGGAGTTAAGAAATTTATATTTGCATCCACTGGCGGTGCAATCTACGGGGAGCCGGAGAAGCTGCCTGCGGACGAGAATACTTCCCCTATGCCCATATCTCCTTACGGAACTTCAAAGTATGCAGTGGAGAAATATCTCGGCTGCTACAAGGCCGTTTACGGGCTCGAATATGTAGCGCTCAGATATGCTAACGTGTATGGACCTCGACAAAACCCGCACGGGGAAGCCGGCGTTCTAGCAATTTTTTGCAACAAGATAATATCCGGAAAACCATGTCAAGTATACGGAGACGGTAATCAAACCCGGGATTATGTTTTCGTTGGTGATGTGGCCAGGGCTAACATCTTCGCCCTTAATGCCCCGGTAGGCAGTTATAACATTGGCACTGAAAAAGAGACATCGGTAAACGACCTGGTTGAAGCCCTAAAAAAGGCTACCGGAAGGAAATTTCGGGTGGAGTATGCGCCGGCGAGGCTTGGAGAGGTGCAGAGGATTTCTCTGGACATAGGCATGAGTAGGCAGGTGC
The sequence above is drawn from the Thermodesulfobacteriota bacterium genome and encodes:
- a CDS encoding NAD-dependent epimerase/dehydratase family protein; amino-acid sequence: MKILVTGGAGFIGSWVADILIGEGHQVLILDNLSTGFGHNVPRKADFIEGDIRDRKLLEKVFADFKPEVINHHAAQMDVRVSVDDPVYDAEVNIIGTINLLELSVKSGVKKFIFASTGGAIYGEPEKLPADENTSPMPISPYGTSKYAVEKYLGCYKAVYGLEYVALRYANVYGPRQNPHGEAGVLAIFCNKIISGKPCQVYGDGNQTRDYVFVGDVARANIFALNAPVGSYNIGTEKETSVNDLVEALKKATGRKFRVEYAPARLGEVQRISLDIGMSRQVLGWSPSVDLEDGIAQTWKWFVERS